Proteins found in one Flavobacteriales bacterium genomic segment:
- a CDS encoding transcriptional repressor produces KATLYNTMDLLIDCNLVKKHQFGKNLAQFEKSYNYRQHDHVICTKCDKVVEFCDPRIQDIKSMIENVYKFSNLEHSLNLFGLCDTCESEVDQDIKESTGND; encoded by the coding sequence AAAGCAACGTTGTATAATACAATGGATCTATTGATTGATTGCAACTTGGTTAAAAAACATCAATTCGGGAAAAATTTAGCCCAATTTGAAAAGTCGTATAACTATCGTCAACACGATCATGTTATATGTACTAAGTGTGATAAGGTAGTTGAATTCTGCGATCCCAGGATTCAAGATATCAAATCGATGATAGAAAATGTATACAAATTTAGCAACCTAGAACATTCGCTAAATCTGTTTGGATTATGCGACACCTGTGAATCAGAGGTGGATCAGGATATAAAAGAATCTACCGGGAACGACTAA
- a CDS encoding adenylosuccinate synthase, which yields MKVDVLLGLQWGDEGKGKIVDVLTPNYKVIARFQGGPNAGHTLEFEGIKHVLHTIPSGIFHKKSINVVGNGVVIDPVVFQVEIDKLREMNVDYKTNLFLSKKAHLILPTHKLLDAASEQAKGKHKIGSTLRGIGPTYMDKTGRNGLRVGDINSANFEERYNFLKEKHLQILDFHNFEYDLAKAETAFFSSIEKLKELKQLDSEHYLNNKLNEGKSILAEGAQGSLLDIDFGSYPFVTSSTTTCAGACTGLGVAPNKIGEVIGIFKAYCTRVGSGPFPTELEDETGEALRKAGHEFGATTGRPRRCGWIDLPALKYTIMLNGVTQLIMTKADVLSNFKEIKACTHYKYNGETIDYFPYDVDPELVQPIFKTIKGWDNDLTGMSSIDEIPTELNDYITFLEAELKTPITIVSVGPDRTQTLHRTAVLA from the coding sequence ATGAAAGTTGATGTATTATTAGGTCTTCAATGGGGAGATGAGGGAAAAGGTAAAATCGTGGATGTTCTTACACCGAACTACAAAGTAATCGCAAGATTCCAAGGTGGTCCAAACGCTGGACACACGTTAGAATTCGAAGGCATTAAACACGTTCTACATACTATCCCTTCAGGTATATTCCATAAGAAATCTATTAACGTAGTTGGCAATGGTGTTGTGATAGATCCTGTAGTTTTTCAAGTAGAAATTGACAAGCTAAGAGAGATGAATGTTGACTACAAGACCAACTTGTTTTTATCTAAAAAAGCTCATTTAATTTTACCTACACATAAGTTGCTAGACGCTGCTTCAGAGCAAGCAAAAGGAAAACATAAGATCGGCTCTACATTAAGAGGAATCGGCCCTACTTACATGGATAAAACTGGCCGAAATGGTTTAAGAGTTGGCGACATTAATTCAGCTAATTTTGAAGAGAGATATAATTTCCTAAAGGAAAAGCATCTACAAATCCTAGATTTCCACAACTTTGAGTATGATTTAGCTAAAGCTGAAACGGCCTTCTTTTCAAGTATAGAAAAGCTTAAAGAACTAAAGCAATTAGATAGCGAGCACTACCTTAACAACAAATTAAATGAAGGTAAATCCATACTTGCTGAGGGCGCACAAGGGTCATTATTAGATATCGATTTCGGATCTTACCCTTTTGTAACATCTTCGACTACAACATGCGCAGGCGCTTGTACTGGACTCGGAGTTGCTCCAAATAAAATAGGAGAAGTAATTGGCATATTTAAAGCTTATTGCACTCGAGTTGGAAGTGGCCCCTTCCCTACCGAGTTAGAGGACGAAACAGGTGAGGCATTAAGAAAAGCAGGACATGAATTTGGAGCTACTACTGGCAGACCAAGAAGATGTGGATGGATTGACCTTCCTGCGCTTAAATACACGATAATGCTAAATGGTGTTACCCAACTGATTATGACGAAGGCAGACGTGTTAAGTAACTTTAAAGAAATCAAGGCGTGCACTCATTACAAATACAATGGTGAGACCATCGATTATTTTCCTTATGATGTAGATCCTGAACTAGTTCAACCTATATTCAAAACAATAAAAGGATGGGATAATGATCTAACAGGAATGTCATCGATAGATGAAATCCCAACTGAGTTAAACGATTACATAACGTTTTTGGAAGCCGAATTAAAGACTCCTATTACAATCGTTTCAGTTGGTCCTGACAGAACACAAACATTACACAGAACAGCTGTTCTAGCTTAG